The following are encoded together in the Daucus carota subsp. sativus chromosome 5, DH1 v3.0, whole genome shotgun sequence genome:
- the LOC108220607 gene encoding protein WALLS ARE THIN 1-like: MADGGGGSSGGVVNYSRRIMGFNVPEKVQLHVAMLALQFGYAGFHVVSRAALNMGISKIVFPVYRNILAFLLLLPFAYFLEKKERPPLTLSFVTQFFLLAVVGITANQGFYLLGLDNTSPTFASAIQNSVPAITFLMAAILRLEQVRLNRKDGIGKVIGTLFCVAGAMVITLYKGPTIYSPTPPLQRSNVSPLLLSLGDAKPKNWTLGCIFLIGHCLSWSGWLVLQAPVLKKYPARLSVTSYQCFFGVIQFLVIAGFMERDPQAWLIHSGGELFSVFYAGVVASGIAFAVQIWCIDRGGPVFVAVYQPVQTLVVAIMASVALGEEFYLGGIIGAVLIITGLYLVLWGKNEERKFAMQKSAVQSQAEHGRSTNHIKASLAQPLLSQSTENV, from the exons ATGGCAGATGGTGGTGGTGGATCATCCGGAGGAGTGGTGAATTATAGCAGGAGAATTATGGGGTTCAATGTGCCGGAGAAAGTCCAGCTTCATGTGGCCATGCTGGCCTTGCAGTTTGGTTATGCTGGTTTCCATGTTGTCTCCAGAGCGGCTCTTAACATGGGAATCAGCAAGATTGTCTTTCCAGTGTATCGTAACATTCTAGCTTTTCTCCTCCTCTTGCCCTTCGCCTATTTCCTGGAGAA GAAGGAGCGTCCTCCGCTTACACTCTCGTTTGTTACTCAGTTCTTTCTCCTGGCTGTCGTCGG AATAACTGCGAATCAAGGATTTTACTTGCTCGGGCTGGACAATACATCACCTACCTTTGCTTCCGCCATACAGAACTCTGTCCCTGCCATTACATTCCTCATGGCTGCAATCCTCAG GCTGGAACAAGTAAGGCTCAACAGAAAAGATGGCATAGGGAAGGTAATAGGAACACTGTTTTGCGTGGCTGGAGCCATGGTGATCACTCTGTACAAAGGCCCAACCATTTACAGTCCAACTCCACCGCTCCAAAGGTCCAATGTTTCACCGCTGTTACTTTCGCTTGGAGATGCTAAGCCCAAAAACTGGACACTCGGCTGCATTTTCTTGATTGGGCATTGTCTGTCATGGTCTGGCTGGCTGGTCCTGCAAGCCCCGGTTCTGAAGAAGTACCCGGCTAGGCTATCGGTGACCTCTTACCAGTGCTTCTTTGGTGTGATTCAATTTCTTGTTATAGCTGGCTTTATGGAGAGGGATCCACAGGCTTGGCTCATTCATTCTGGAGGGGAGCTTTTCAGTGTCTTCTACGCG GGGGTTGTTGCATCAGGGATCGCCTTCGCTGTACAGATATGGTGCATTGATAGGGGAGGCCCGGTGTTTGTGGCGGTGTATCAACCTGTTCAGACACTTGTTGTCGCTATCATGGCTTCAGTCGCGTTAGGCGAGGAGTTCTATCTGGGAGG GATAATTGGAGCAGTATTGATCATAACAGGATTGTACCTTGTGCTTTGGGGAAAGAATGAAGAAAGGAAATTTGCAATGCAGAAGTCCGCAGTTCAGTCCCAAGCGGAGCATGGCAGAAGCACAAACCACATCAAAGCTTCCCTTGCTCAACCGCTACTCTCCCAATCAACAGAAAATGTTTAA